In Sinorhizobium numidicum, the following proteins share a genomic window:
- a CDS encoding urate hydroxylase PuuD: MYEYAIAWDWLTFAVRWLHVITGIAWIGSSFYFVALDLGLRQRQGLPVGAYGEEWQVHGGGFYHIQKYLVAPENMPEHLIWFKWESYVTWLSGFGMLALLYYAGADLYLIDPNVLDVSKPTAIAISLASLGFGWLAYDAICRSPLGSDNTRLMVLLYFVLVAVAWGYTQLFTGRAAYLHLGAFTATIMSANVFFIIIPNQKKVIADLIAGRTPDPALGKQAKQRSTHNNYLTLPVLFLMLSNHYPLAFGTQYNWIIASLVFLMGVTIRHWFNTRHARKGNPTWTWLVTVLLFIAIMWLSTVPKVLSEGGEARASTAEQAVVAEADFSKIRDTVLGRCSMCHAREPGWEGIIVPPKGVVLESERDIVSHAREIYLQAGRSRAMPPANVTGITEEERQLLASWYETAVKEGKIR; the protein is encoded by the coding sequence ATGTACGAATATGCCATTGCCTGGGACTGGCTGACATTCGCGGTAAGATGGCTGCATGTCATCACCGGCATCGCCTGGATCGGTTCGTCGTTCTATTTCGTCGCGCTCGATCTGGGCTTGAGACAGCGACAGGGGCTGCCGGTTGGCGCCTATGGCGAGGAATGGCAGGTCCACGGCGGCGGTTTCTATCACATCCAGAAGTACCTGGTCGCGCCGGAGAACATGCCCGAGCACCTGATCTGGTTCAAATGGGAATCCTACGTCACTTGGCTTTCGGGCTTCGGCATGCTCGCACTCCTTTATTACGCCGGCGCGGATCTCTATCTGATCGATCCCAACGTGCTCGACGTCTCGAAGCCAACCGCTATTGCCATTTCGCTCGCGTCGCTTGGCTTCGGCTGGCTTGCCTATGACGCGATCTGCCGATCGCCGCTCGGCAGCGACAACACGCGGCTGATGGTGCTGCTCTATTTCGTGCTCGTCGCGGTCGCCTGGGGCTATACACAGCTCTTTACCGGCCGCGCCGCATATCTGCATCTCGGTGCCTTTACGGCGACGATCATGTCGGCCAACGTGTTCTTCATCATCATCCCGAACCAGAAAAAGGTCATTGCCGACCTGATCGCCGGCCGCACGCCGGATCCGGCTCTCGGCAAACAGGCAAAGCAGCGGTCAACGCATAACAACTATCTGACGCTACCGGTGCTGTTCCTGATGCTGTCGAACCATTATCCGCTGGCCTTCGGTACCCAGTACAACTGGATCATCGCCTCGCTCGTCTTCCTGATGGGCGTCACGATCCGTCACTGGTTCAACACCCGGCACGCGCGCAAAGGCAACCCGACGTGGACCTGGCTGGTCACCGTGCTGCTTTTCATCGCCATCATGTGGCTTTCGACCGTGCCGAAGGTTCTTTCCGAGGGCGGAGAGGCAAGGGCCTCGACGGCCGAGCAGGCGGTCGTTGCAGAGGCGGACTTTTCAAAAATACGCGACACGGTGCTCGGACGCTGTTCCATGTGCCATGCCAGGGAACCTGGCTGGGAGGGCATCATCGTGCCGCCCAAGGGCGTCGTTCTTGAAAGCGAACGCGACATCGTCTCGCATGCCCGCGAAATCTATCTGCAGGCGGGCCGTTCGCGCGCCATGCCGCCTGCCAATGTAACTGGTATCACCGAAGAAGAGCGGCAACTGCTGGCCTCCTGGTATGAGACGGCCGTGAAGGAAGGAAAGATTCGATGA